From one Lycium ferocissimum isolate CSIRO_LF1 chromosome 7, AGI_CSIRO_Lferr_CH_V1, whole genome shotgun sequence genomic stretch:
- the LOC132062099 gene encoding receptor-like protein EIX2, giving the protein MILCYGCFLYLIAVYFKLTISIRLSPLLVPVEAIKTASLPLTNTTEFKVRCVEGERKALLNFKRSLRDPSDRLASWFGKECCIWKGVYCDFQTGYVISLDLNDRSNNCYWKKLGHLIPGNSTCLGGKVSPALLELRYLKYLDLGGNDFQGLATPNFFGSLEKLQYLNLSHSSLIGLPPSLGNLSNLQYLSLNTYSYPYHTVERGWATDLIWVSGLSSLKYIDLSYVNLSLVKHWFEAFNKLPSLVTLRLENSSLHYLPYSFPYRNMTSLSYLSLSRNKFGNSVLPKGLTNATTIKVLYMESSNIEGPISDVEWGKLCNLWELYLTRNKINGDISRAVEGLSSCSNNTIEVLCLGENALTGKLPNSLGHLKNLKMLEISFNMISGMIPASIEQLSGLQILGLGENQLKGALPESIFNFFELTKLRLSTNSLEGKLSQNHFARLHQLKILCLSCGRSFAVNLSDEWVPPFSLSAIELRSCSLGPKFPTWLETQKQLEVVILTNGSISDPIPPWLWTLCSQLQFLDLSDNQIGGSLPRLVNFPSTSQSWTVGFYFSYYYGIVVDLSSNRFHGSIPLNIGHVMTKLQVLDLSGNAFIGSIPYSITRVKKLLRLDLSENHLSGKIPDWWYESQQLQVIDLSGNNLSGSIPPSVCSPLSLFWLRLSQNNLSGELPKSLKNCNSLVTLDIGENKISGPTPEWLGESLLSMKKLRMTCNMIDGRIPAQPCQLSGLQILDLSHNNLTGSIPSCLGSLRALKSVKFYMWDPNYRYYSYVFTPKMDLVKKGTKMTYTNTLDQVNLIDLSCNNLHGEIPNEITGLSDLGNLNLSGNQLSGKIPKDIGSMQLLETLDLSSNHLSGSIPLSMTSITSLSHLNLSYNNLGGPIPSTNQFGTFTDPSCFEGNPELCGKPLITDCSLPRKKEMETKIEDDEHEIRLCFFVGAGVGFVVMFLATFSSLMIKKSWAYCCFHFMEEVGERIIRCCLGFMACLNRIFSLRRNLFP; this is encoded by the exons ATGATCCTCTGTTATGGTTGTTTTCTATATCTAATAGCAGTATACTTTAAACTTACCATATCTATAAGATTATCTCCTCTACTTGTTCCAGTCGAAGCCATAAAAACTGCTTCTTTACCTCTCACAAACACTACTGAATTCAAAGTGAGATGTGTTGAGGGTGAGAGAAAAGCCCTATTAAACTTCAAGCGAAGTCTCAGAGATCCCTCTGACCGACTGGCTTCTTGGTTTGGCAAAGAATGCTGCATTTGGAAAGGTGTTTACTGTGACTTCCAAACTGGTTATGTCATCAGCCTGGATCTCAATGATAGATCAAACAATTGCTATTGGAAGAAATTGGGACATTTGATTCCAGGCAATTCAACATGCTTGGGTGGCAAGGTAAGTCCTGCTTTACTCGAATTGCGATACCTGAAGTATTTAGACCTTGGCGGTAATGACTTTCAAGGACTTGCCACTCCCAATTTCTTTGGTTCTCTTGAAAAATTACAGTATCTTAACCTCAGTCACTCATCGCTTATTGGTCTTCCTCCTTCACTTGGAAATCTGTCAAATTTGCAGTATTTAAGCCTAAACACATATTCCTATCCTTACCACACTGTGGAAAGAGGTTGGGCTACAGATTTGATTTGGGTTTCCGGTCTGTCTTCTTTGAAGTACATTGATCTTTCTTATGTGAACCTTTCTTTGGTGAAGCATTGGTTTGAAGCTTTTAATAAGCTGCCATCCTTAGTGACTTTGCGTTTGGAAAACAGTAGTCTTCACTATCTCCCTTACTCCTTCCCATACCGGAATATGACTTCTCTTTCTTATCTCTCCCTTTCACGGAATAAATTTGGTAATTCTGTGTTGCCTAAAGGGTTGACTAATGCCACCACCATTAAGGTACTTTATATGGAGTCTAGCAACATTGAAGGTCCAATATCAGATGTTGAATGGGGTAAACTCTGTAATCTGTGGGAGTTGTATCTAACGCGGAATAAAATTAATGGAGACATAAGTCGAGCGGTGGAAGGTTTGTCCAGCTGCAGCAACAATACTATAGAGGTATTATGTCTTGGCGAAAACGCATTGACAGGAAAATTGCCAAATTCGTTAGGACATTTGAAGAACTTAAAGATGCTTGAAATTTCTTTTAACATGATATCAGGCATGATTCCAGCATCTATTGAGCAGTTGTCAGGGTTGCAGATTTTGGGCTTGGGAGAAAATCAACTGAAGGGAGCATTACCTGAgagtattttcaatttttttgaattaacTAAATTGCGGCTGTCAACAAATTCTTTGGAAGGCAAACTTTCACAAAATCACTTTGCAAGACTCCATCAACTGAAAATATTATGCCTATCTTGTGGAAGAAGTTTTGCGGTCAACTTGAGTGATGAATGGGTTCCTCCATTTAGCCTCTCAGCTATCGAGCTTAGAAGTTGCAGTTTGGGTCCCAAGTTCCCCACATGGCTGGAAACTCAAAAGCAACTTGAGGTTGTTATTCTCACCAATGGCTCCATTTCAGATCCTATACCTCCTTGGCTTTGGACGCTATGCTCACAATTGCAATTTCTTGATCTATCAGATAATCAAATTGGTGGAAGTCTTCCGAGGTTAGTAAATTTTCCATCAACATCCCAAAGCTGGACAGTGGGTTTCTATTTTAGTTACTATTATGGTATTGTGGTGGACTTGAGTTCCAATCGCTTCCATG GATCTATACCCTTAAACATCGGTCATGTGATGACAAAACTTCAAGTGTTAGATCTTTCTGGAAATGCTTTTATAGGATCTATACCTTATTCAATAACAAGAGTGAAGAAGCTATTGAGATTGGACCTTTCAGAAAATCATTTGTCTGGAAAGATTCCTGATTGGTGGTATGAATCCCAACAACTTCAAGTCATAGATTTGTCAGGGAATAATCTTTCAGGTAGTATTCCTCCTTCAGTTTGTTCACCACTTTCACTTTTTTGGTTGAGATTGAGCCAAAATAACCTTTCCGGAGAACTTCCAAAATCATTGAAGAATTGCAATAGCTTAGTTACACTTGATATTGGAGAGAACAAAATCAGTGGCCCCACACCCGAGTGGTTAGGAGAAAGTCTCTTATCTATGAAAAAGCTTAGAATGACGTGTAACATGATTGATGGACGCATTCCAGCACAACCTTGCCAACTTTCTGGCCTCCAAATTCTTGATCTTTCACATAACAACTTGACAGGTTCTATACCTTCCTGCCTGGGAAGTTTGAGAGCTCTTAAATCAGTGAAATTTTACATGTGGGATCCTAACTACCGCTATTACAGCTATGTTTTTACACCCAAGATGGACTTGGTCAAGAAAGGAACAAAGATGACATACACGAATACTTTAGATCAAGTGAATCTTATTGATCTTTCCTGCAACAATCTTCACGGTGAAATCCCGAATGAGATTACTGGTCTCTCAGACTTGGGGAATCTAAATTTATCGGGGAACCAATTATCAGGAAAAATTCCGAAGGACATAGGGAGCATGCAGCTATTGGAGACACTAGACCTTTCCTCTAACCATCTCTCAGGTTCTATACCATTGAGCATGACTTCCATCACCTCATTGAGCCATCTTAACTTGTCATATAACAACCTTGGTGGCCCTATCCCATCAACAAACCAATTTGGAACCTTTACTGATCCTTCATGTTTTGAAGGTAATCCAGAACTTTGTGGGAAACCATTGATTACGGATTGCTCTCTACCCAGGAAAAAGGAAATGGAAACGAAAATTGAAGATGATGAGCATGAAATAAGGCTATGTTTTTTCGTGGGTGCAGGAGTGGGATTTGTTGTCATGTTTTTGGCGACATTTAGTAGCTTGATGATAAAAAAGTCGTGGGCATATTGCTGCTTCCATTTCATGGAGGAAGTTGGAGAAAGAATTATCAGGTGCTGTTTGGGTTTCATGGCTTGCTTGAATAGGATTTTTAGCCTCAGAAGGAACTTATTTCCATAG
- the LOC132064233 gene encoding acetylajmalan esterase-like → MAATIRLVDSLVLFLVILIVKSGAQEILKLQKPGLMKCRFDRIYQFGDSLSDTGNCIRESLCGTHFFCARPPYGMNFFHKATGRCSNGMLIIDFIALESGLPLLNPYKLQSANFRHGVNFAVAGATALPNEVLANKKIVNSALTNSSLSVQLDWMSSHFHITCSPEKLNKSLFLVGEIGGNEFIYGLSQGKTMDESRRMVPEVVQTIIHGVKRVIGFGATRIIVPGNFPIGCHPIFLTEFMTDNSTAYDEYHCLKNLNNFAIFYNHHLQQAIDELKKEYTNITLIYGDYYNAFLWLLQNAVSLGLDKDSLQKACCGIGGDYNFDMSKRCGDQGVPVCVDPSTYISWDGVHLTQAAYSWLARWLIDDMLPKLNCHV, encoded by the exons ATGGCAGCGACAATAAGATTGGTTGATAGCTTAGTCCTTTTTTTGGTCATTTTGATAGTGAAAAGCGGTGCTCAAGAAATACTAAAGCTTCAAAAACCAGGATTGATGAAATGCAGATTTGATAGAATATATCAGTTTGGTGACTCACTTTCTGATACAGGCAATTGCATCAGAGAGAGCCTTTGTGGAACTCATTTCTTCTGTGCAAGACCTCCTTATGGAATGAACTTTTTCCATAAAGCAACTGGACGTTGTTCTAATGGCATGCTCATCATTGATTTCATAG CACTGGAATCTGGTCTTCCTCTTCTAAATCCTTACAAGCTTCAAAGTGCAAATTTTAGGCATGGTGTGAATTTTGCAGTAGCAGGAGCTACTGCTTTACCAAATGAAGTTCTGGCAAATAAGAAGATTGTTAATTCAGCATTAACCAATAGTTCATTAAGTGTGCAACTTGATTGGATGTCTTCCCATTTCCACATCACCTGCTCCCCTG AAAAATTGAACAAGTCACTTTTCCTAGttggagaaattggaggaaatgaATTCATTTATGGCTTATCCCAAGGTAAAACCATGGACGAATCGCGAAGAATGGTACCAGAAGTTGTACAGACCATCATTCATGGTGTTAAA AGAGTCATTGGTTTTGGAGCTACTCGAATTATAGTTCCAGGCAATTTCCCAATTGGTTGTCACCCAATTTTCCTAACAGAATTCATGACCGACAACTCAACTGCTTACGATGAGTACCACTGCTTGAAAAACTTAAATAATTTTGCAATATTCTACAATCATCATTTGCAGCAAGCCATTGATGAGCTGAAGAAAGAGTACACAAACATTACATTGATTTATGGTGACTACTACAACGCCTTTCTGTGGCTTCTACAAAACGCTGTCAGTCTTG GATTGGACAAAGACTCTCTACAAAAAGCATGTTGTGGAATAGGAGGAGACTATAATTTTGATATGAGTAAAAGATGTGGTGATCAAGGAGTCCCAGTGTGTGTTGACCCTAGTACTTACATCAGTTGGGATGGAGTTCATTTGACACAAGCAGCATACAGTTGGTTAGCAAGATGGCTAATTGATGACATGTTACCCAAATTGAACTGCCATGTTTAA
- the LOC132062101 gene encoding receptor-like protein EIX2 — MDDPVPKSEYQAARGRGRGATRRRGDSRGGGAGKRRGATRGRGGRGHHLVDELVEVAPIPTGPSPKFMPVRLFAEIPESSSQPNQNTYIEERDDFDWAALRASLEDEQPVRNLDGLKILEFDDFLIPAHPSAPAVASLDKDKVSSSEPDQPEILSITAGLDLKKKYIMQKGYVMQKGTRARDDHGLEHPLIKRKKGDGDFEAIKTASFPLTNTTEFKVRCVESERKALLSFKRSLTDPSDRLASWVGKECCIWKAVYCDIQTGYVIGLDLNDRSNNCYWKKLGHLIPGNSTCFGGKISPALLELRYLKHLDLGGNDFQGLATPNFLGSLENLQYLNLSLSSLVGIPPSFGNLSNLRYLNLWAYSYPIDTVERSWVKDLNWVSGLSSLKYIDLSYVNLSLVKHWLEAFNKLPSLVTLRLQSCSLHYHPYSFPNWNMTSLSYLSLSQNNFVNFVLPKWLSNATTVEVLYITFSNIQGPISNVEWGKLCNLRQLSLTQNKINGDISRIVEGLSSCSNKTIEVLYLGQNALTGQLPNSLGHLKNIRILVISFNLISGAVPASIEQLTRLEKLDMGENQLSGPLPESIFNFSELTFLGLTTNYALEGNLGQNHFARFHGLTVLSLSCGRSFSVNLTNEWVPPFSLTYIELRSCSLGPKFPTWLETQKQLQFVILTNGSISDPIPPWLWTLCSQLQWLDLSDNQIGGSLPRLVNFPSTSQNWTVGFYFSYYYGVVVDLSSNRFHGLLPLWPNVTHLSLAKNLFSGSIPLNIGHVMTKLQVLDLSRNAFIGSIPYSITRVNKLLRLDLSDNHLSGKIPDWWYESQQLQVIDLSGNNFTGGIPPTICSPPSLFWLRLSRNNLFGELPKSLSNCKSLLALDIGENKISGTIPEWFGESLLSLQILRMTHNMIDGCIPPQLCQLSSLQILDLSHNHLTGFIPSCLGSLRGLKSTKFYKWFPNYFYFSYVFTPNMELVEKGTKRTYTVNLDQVNLIDLSCNNLHGEIPNEITGLSDLGNLNLSGNQLSGKIPKDIGSMQLLETLDLSSNHLSGSIPLSMTSITSLSHLNLSYNNLGGPIPSTNQFGTFTDPSCFEGVGFVVMFLATFSSLMIKSRGHIAASISWRKLEKELSGVVWVSWLA; from the exons ATGGATGATCCAGTTCCAAAGAGTGAGTATCAGGCGGCGCGAGGAAGAGGACGTGGTGCTACTAGAAGACGCGGTGATAGTAGAGGAGGCGGTGCTGGTAAAAGACGTGGTGCTACTAGAGGACGTGGTGGTAGAGGACACCATCTGGTAGATGAGCTAGTTGAGGTCGCTCCCATTCCAACTGGACCGTCACCTAAGTTTATGCCGGTGCGCCTATTTGCGGAGATACCTGAGTCTTCATCTCAGCCGAACCAGAATACGTACATCGAGGAACGTGATGACTTCGATTGGGCAGCTCTTCGCGCATCATTAGAAGATGAGCAGCCAGTGAGAAATTTAGACGGACTCAAAATTCTTGAGTTCGATGACTTTTTAATcccg gCTCATCCTTCGGCGCCTGCGGTGGCATCTCTCGACAAGGATAAGGTCTCGTCTTCAGAACCAGATCAGCCTGAGATTTTGAGCATAACAGCGGGATTAGATCTCAAGAAGAAGTACATTATGCAGAAGGGCTACGTTATGCAGAAGGGCACAAGGGCGAGGGATGATCATGGCTTAGAGCATCCTCTTATTAAGAGAAAAAAGGGGGATGGAgact TCGAAGCCATAAAAACTGCATCTTTTCCTCTCACAAACACTACTGAATTCAAAGTGAGATGTGTTGAGAGTGAGAGAAAAGCCCTTTTAAGCTTCAAGCGAAGTCTCACAGATCCCTCCGACCGACTGGCTTCTTGGGTAGGCAAAGAATGCTGCATTTGGAAAGCCGTTTATTGCGACATCCAAACTGGTTATGTCATCGGCCTTGATCTCAATGATAGATCAAACAATTGCTATTGGAAGAAATTGGGACATTTGATTCCAGGCAATTCAACATGCTTCGGTGGCAAGATAAGTCCTGCTTTACTCGAATTGCGATACTTGAAGCATTTAGACCTTGGTGGTAACGACTTCCAAGGACTTGCCACTCCCAATTTCTTGGGTTCTCTTGAAAATTTGCAATACCTTAATCTCAGTCTTTCATCTCTTGTTGGTATTCCTCCTTCATTTGGAAACCTATCAAATTTACGTTATTTAAACCTGTGGGCATATTCCTATCCTATCGATACTGTTGAAAGAAGTTGGGTCAAAGATTTGAATTGGGTTTCCGGTCTGTCTTCTTTGAAGTACATTGATCTTTCTTATGTGAACCTTTCTTTGGTGAAACATTGGCTTGAAGCTTTTAATAAGCTGCCATCTTTAGTGACTCTGCGTCTGCAAAGTTGCAGTCTTCACTATCACCCTTACTCCTTCCCCAACTGGAATATGACTTCCCTTTCTTATCTCTCCCTTTCACAGAATAACTTTGTTAATTTTGTGTTGCCAAAATGGTTGTCGAATGCCACCACTGTCGAGGTACTTTATATAACATTCAGCAACATCCAAGGCCCAATATCCAATGTCGAGTGGGGTAAACTCTGTAATTTGCGGCAGTTGTCTCTAACACAGAATAAAATTAATGGAGACATAAGCCGAATAGTGGAAGGATTGTCCAGCTGCAGCAACAAGACGATAGAGGTATTATATCTTGGCCAAAATGCATTGACAGGGCAATTGCCAAATTCATTAGGACATCTGAAGAACATAAGGATTCTTGTTATTTCTTTTAACCTGATATCAGGGGCCGTTCCAGCATCTATTGAACAGCTTACACGGTTGGAAAAGTTGGACATGGGAGAGAATCAACTGTCGGGACCCTTACCTGAGagtatatttaatttttctgAATTAACTTTCTTGGGGCTGACAACAAATTATGCTTTGGAAGGCAACCTTGGCCAAAATCACTTTGCAAGATTCCATGGACTGACAGTTCTATCCCTATCTTGTGGAAGAAGTTTTTCGGTCAACTTGACCAATGAATGGGTTCCTCCATTCAGCCTCACATATATCGAGCTTAGAAGTTGCAGTTTGGGTCCCAAGTTCCCGACATGGCTGGAAACTCAAAAGCAACTTCAGTTTGTCATTCTCACCAATGGCTCCATTTCAGATCCTATACCTCCTTGGCTTTGGACACTGTGCTCACAATTGCAATGGCTCGATCTATCAGATAATCAGATTGGTGGAAGTCTTCCGAGGTTAGTAAATTTTCCATCAACATCCCAAAACTGGACAGTGGGTTTCTATTTTAGTTACTATTATGGTGTCGTGGTGGACTTGAGTTCCAATCGCTTCCATGGTTTGTTACCTCTTTGGCCAAATGTGACACATTTGAGTCTAGCAAAGAACTTGTTTTCAGGATCTATACCCTTAAACATCGGTCATGTGATGACAAAACTTCAAGTGTTAGATCTTTCTAGAAATGCTTTTATAGGATCTATACCTTATTCAATAACAAGAGTGAACAAGCTATTGAGATTGGACCTTTCAGACAATCATTTGTCTGGAAAGATTCCTGATTGGTGGTATGAATCGCAACAACTTCAGGTCATAGATTTGTCAGGGAATAATTTTACAGGTGGTATTCCTCCTACAATATGTTCACCACCTTCACTTTTTTGGTTGAGATTGAGTCGCAATAACCTTTTTGGAGAACTTCCAAAATCATTAAGCAATTGCAAAAGCTTGCTTGCACTTGATATTGGAGAGAACAAAATCAGTGGCACCATACCTGAGTGGTTCGGAGAAAGTCTCTTATCTCTGCAAATACTTAGAATGACGCATAACATGATTGATGGATGCATTCCACCACAACTATGCCAACTTTCTAGCCTCCAAATTCTTGATCTTTCACATAACCATTTGACGGGTTTTATTCCTTCCTGCCTGGGAAGTTTGAGAGGTCTTAAGTCCACGAAATTTTACAAGTGGTTTCCCAACTACTTCTATTTCAGCTATGTTTTTACGCCCAATATGGAGTTGGTTGAGAAAGGAACAAAGAGGACTTACACCGTTAACTTAGACCAAGTGAATCTTATTGATCTTTCCTGCAACAATCTTCACGGTGAAATCCCGAATGAGATTACTGGTCTCTCAGACTTGGGGAATCTAAATTTATCGGGGAACCAATTATCAGGAAAAATTCCGAAGGACATAGGGAGCATGCAGCTATTGGAGACACTAGACCTTTCCTCTAACCATCTCTCAGGTTCTATACCATTGAGCATGACTTCCATCACCTCATTGAGCCATCTTAACTTGTCATATAACAACCTTGGTGGCCCTATCCCATCAACAAACCAATTTGGAACCTTTACTGATCCTTCATGTTTTGAAG GAGTGGGATTTGTTGTCATGTTTTTGGCGACATTTAGTAGCTTGATGATAAAAAGTCGTGGGCATATTGCTGCTTCCATTTCATGGAGGAAGTTGGAGAAAGAATTATCAGGTGTTGTTTGGGTTTCATGGCTTGCTTGA
- the LOC132064237 gene encoding GDSL esterase/lipase At5g03980-like, whose amino-acid sequence MALAIRVVLLIISLVVLDQHKGDAQELLKLQKPGLMKCKFNKIYQLGDSLSDTGNCIRESHCGANSACTRLPYGMNFFQKATGRCSNGMLIIDFIALESGLPLLNPYKLRSAKFRHGANFAVAGATALPAEIMAEKKIINSATNSSLNVQLDWMSSHFETTCSPDCPAKLKKSLFLVGEIGGNEFNYGLSQGKTMDELRRMVPDVVHTIIHGVRRVIGFGATRIIVPGNFPIGCHPIILTKFMTDNSTAYDEYHCLTDLNKFAIFYNRHLQQAIDELKKEHPNITLIYGDYYNAYLWLLQNAVTLGFDKNSLQKACCGIGGNYNFDVRKKCGAPGVQVCADPNTYISWDGVHLTQKAYSWLARWLIHDMLPKLNCHV is encoded by the exons ATGGCGTTGGCAATTAGAGTAGTTCTTTTAATAATCAGTTTGGTGGTTCTTGATCAACATAAAGGAGATGCTCAAGAATTACTAAAGCTTCAAAAACCAGGATTGATGAAAtgcaaatttaataaaatttatcaGTTGGGTGACTCACTTTCTGATACTGGCAATTGCATCAGAGAGAGCCATTGTGGAGCTAATTCTGCATGTACAAGACTTCCTTATGGGATGAACTTTTTCCAGAAAGCAACTGGACGTTGTTCTAATGGCATGCTCATCATTGATTTCATAG CACTGGAATCAGGTCTTCCTCTCCTAAATCCTTACAAGCTTCGAAGTGCAAAGTTTAGACATGGTGCAAATTTTGCAGTAGCAGGAGCTACTGCTTTACCAGCTGAAATCATGGCAGAGAAGAAGATTattaattcagcaaccaatagTTCATTAAACGTGCAACTTGATTGGATGTCTTCCCATTTTGAAACCACCTGCTCTCCTG ATTGCCCAGCAAAATTGAAAAAGTCTCTTTTCCTAGTTGGAGAAATAGGAGGAAATGAATTCAACTATGGCTTATCTCAAGGTAAAACCATGGACGAGTTGCGAAGAATGGTGCCAGATGTTGTTCACACCATCATTCATGGTGTTAGA aGAGTCATTGGTTTTGGGGCTACCCGAATTATAGTTCCAGGCAATTTCCCAATAGGTTGTCACCCAATTATCCTAACGAAATTCATGACCGACAACTCAACTGCCTACGATGAGTACCACTGCTTGACAGATTTAAATAAGTTTGCAATATTCTACAATCGTCATTTGCAACAAGCTATTGATGAGCTGAAGAAAGAGCATCCAAACATTACACTCATTTATGGCGACTACTACAACGCCTATTTGTGGCTTCTACAAAATGCTGTCACTCTTG GATTCGACAAAAACTCTCTGCAAAAAGCATGTTGTGGAATAGGCGGAAACTATAATTTTGACGTACGTAAAAAATGTGGAGCTCCAGGAGTTCAAGTGTGTGCTGACCCTAATACATACATCAGTTGGGATGGAGTTCATTTGACACAAAAAGCATACAGTTGGTTGGCAAGATGGCTAATTCATGACATGTTACCCAAGTTGAACTGCCATGTTTAA